A segment of the Candidatus Neomarinimicrobiota bacterium genome:
CTCCGATATCCACGATCATGTTGCCCACCGGCTTACTGATGTCGAGTCCAATCCCGATGGCTGCTGCCACGGGCTCCTCTATGAGGAAAATCTCGCGGGCGTTGGCCCGTTCACCTGAATCTTTAACCGCCCGCCTTTCCACCTCCGTGATGCCGCTGGGAACACATATGACCATCCGGGGCCGGGCGATACGGCTGAAACGAATCTTCTTCACGAATCCCTGGAGCATGGCGTCCGTCATGTGAAAGTCTGCGATGACACCATCCTTGAGAGGACGGATAGTCTGAATGTCCCGGTGAGTTTTACCAACCATCTCTTTGGCTTCGTTGCCCACGGCAAGAATCGACCCGTCGTTTATGCTGCTTGCCACGATCGAAGGTTCGCTCAATACGACCCCCTTCCCCTTGATCCAGACGAGCGTATTGGCGGTGCCCAGGTCGATGGCAAGATCCCCGGATACCCAACCCCCAACGTTTAGCGCATCTCTGAAAAAGGCCATGTTTCTAAGATGGAAGCCAACAAATAGTGATGAGTTTCTCCTCGGAACTAGACTACAATGCTAGGAAAATTAGTCATCAGGATACGGGTTGTCAATTCAAATTCAATTGATCCAGAGTTTCCCAGACAGGGAAAAATGGAAAGGAATTCAAATTTAAACTATATTCATATACTATTCAGGCTAAGGCGAAGGCTGAGGAATTAACAAGATAAGAGGCTGAGGCGAAGGCGAAGGAAATGAAGGGAGAAAACAAAGACTCTTCTCGTTGAATTTGTAATGAATAGGATTCTCAATTCTTGGCCTTCGCCTCAGCCTCGGCCTTATTCTTAGCCTAAGCCAAAGCCTGTGTCTTCCAAAGCAAGAAAGGAGAGAAAACGAAATGAATGAGATTACCGTCTACTTCAACCCGAGGTGACGTAAGAGTAGAGAATCCGTGCAGATTCTCAAAGATCAAGGCGTTGACCCTCAATTGATTCATTACCTCAAGACTCCTCCTGACCTGGATACTCTGAAGGATATCTCCCGGAAATTGGGACTTGAACCCAAGCATTTCATCCGGAGAAATGAAGCAGTTTTCAAGGAGCTCCGACTGAAGGAAAGATTGGATGATAGTGAGGCGTTGCTGCAGGCAATGGCGTCCCATCCCAGATTGATAGAACGTCCCATCGCCGTCAAAGGCGAAAGAGCCGTTCTCGGTAGACCAC
Coding sequences within it:
- the arsC gene encoding arsenate reductase (glutaredoxin) (This arsenate reductase requires both glutathione and glutaredoxin to convert arsenate to arsenite, after which the efflux transporter formed by ArsA and ArsB can extrude the arsenite from the cell, providing resistance.) codes for the protein MNEITVYFNPRURKSRESVQILKDQGVDPQLIHYLKTPPDLDTLKDISRKLGLEPKHFIRRNEAVFKELRLKERLDDSEALLQAMASHPRLIERPIAVKGERAVLGRPPERVLELL